One genomic window of Corynebacterium massiliense DSM 45435 includes the following:
- a CDS encoding AI-2E family transporter, which translates to MNQHEDLDSISPHPPGDQVDRSVVVGEVVKSAALWSVRLVLIGAMLYLAAQLVGNFWQGILPVVLALIVCTVLSPVAQGLRKIGLPSALAAILTVLGAFGLVGALIAVIAPSFARQSQSLYLQSVEGIQRLQIWAQGPPLNLNSEDMGSYVDEIASWLQQRAGNIAGSVFTGIGTATSIVITLFIVTVLTFFFLKDGDRFLPWLRRATGRRTGWHLTELLTRGWKTLGGFIRAQALVSLVDAVFIGLGLLLIGVPLALTLAIITFIAGFIPLIGAIVAGALSVLIALVSLGFTQALLVLGLVLLVQQLEGNILSPWLQSKAMDLHPVIVLVSVTVGSALFNLVGAFLAVPAAAMVAVGYRYFQDQMMLQSGEKRVDDIHFVTSAGYLAGRYSEAQGEHRRAVWRQAPEQAASAAAAEDLVSEDKPLTDEVNIDMDAAPTSTDTGSNWAKEALDTLFGKRR; encoded by the coding sequence GTGAATCAACACGAAGACCTCGACTCCATCTCGCCACACCCGCCGGGCGATCAGGTCGATCGTTCGGTTGTCGTCGGCGAAGTGGTCAAAAGCGCCGCCCTGTGGTCGGTGCGGCTCGTCCTCATCGGGGCGATGCTCTACCTGGCCGCCCAGCTGGTGGGCAACTTCTGGCAGGGGATCCTGCCGGTCGTGCTCGCGCTTATCGTGTGCACTGTGCTCTCCCCCGTCGCCCAGGGGTTGCGGAAGATCGGGCTGCCCAGTGCGCTCGCGGCCATCCTCACGGTGCTGGGCGCGTTCGGGCTCGTCGGTGCGCTCATCGCTGTGATCGCGCCGAGCTTTGCACGGCAATCACAGTCGCTCTACCTGCAATCGGTCGAGGGCATTCAGCGCCTGCAGATCTGGGCACAGGGCCCGCCGCTCAACCTCAACTCTGAGGATATGGGCAGCTACGTCGACGAAATCGCGTCGTGGCTGCAGCAGCGCGCCGGCAATATCGCGGGTTCGGTCTTTACGGGTATCGGCACGGCGACGTCCATCGTCATCACGCTGTTCATCGTCACCGTCCTCACCTTCTTCTTCCTCAAGGACGGCGACCGGTTCCTGCCCTGGCTGCGCCGCGCAACGGGCCGCCGCACCGGCTGGCACCTCACCGAGCTTCTCACCCGCGGGTGGAAGACCCTCGGCGGTTTCATTCGGGCGCAGGCGCTGGTCTCGCTTGTCGATGCCGTCTTCATCGGCCTCGGCCTCCTCCTCATCGGGGTGCCGCTCGCACTGACCTTGGCCATCATCACGTTCATCGCGGGCTTCATCCCGCTCATCGGCGCAATCGTCGCGGGTGCGCTGTCGGTACTTATCGCGCTAGTGTCGTTGGGCTTTACCCAGGCGCTTTTGGTGCTCGGCCTCGTGCTTTTGGTCCAACAGTTGGAAGGCAACATCTTGAGCCCGTGGCTGCAGTCCAAAGCAATGGACTTGCACCCGGTCATTGTGTTGGTGTCGGTCACCGTGGGATCCGCTCTGTTCAACCTCGTCGGCGCATTCCTCGCCGTACCCGCGGCCGCCATGGTGGCGGTAGGCTACCGCTATTTCCAGGACCAGATGATGCTGCAATCCGGCGAGAAGCGGGTCGACGACATTCACTTCGTGACCTCCGCCGGCTACCTCGCCGGCCGCTACTCGGAGGCCCAGGGCGAGCATCGCCGCGCGGTGTGGCGGCAGGCCCCCGAGCAGGCAGCTAGCGCGGCGGCCGCCGAGGACCTGGTCTCGGAGGACAAACCGCTGACCGACGAGGTGAACATCGACATGGACGCCGCGCCCACCAGTACGGACACGGGAAGCAACTGGGCCAAAGAAGCTCTCGACACACTGTTTGGAAAACGGAGGTAG
- the ychF gene encoding redox-regulated ATPase YchF, translated as MSLTLGIVGLPNVGKSTLFNALTRSEILAANYPFATIEPNVGLVELPDPRLDRLAEMFNSQRILPATVSFVDIAGIVKGASEGEGMGNAFLSNIREADAICQVVRAFSDDNVVHVDGKVDPASDISVINTELILADLQTIEKALPRLEKDAKKNKDLAEVVDAAKKAQEVLEDDRTLFAASKEGEVDLGLLKELHLMTAKPFLYVFNSDEEVLTDDAKKDELRELVAPAECVFLDAQTETELLELDDAAEVQELLESVGQSEPGLQTLAKAGFETLGLQTYLTAGEKEARAWTIHQGDTAPQAAGVIHSDFEKGFIKAEIVSYDDLAAAGSMADARANGKVRQEGKDYVMQDGDIVEFKFNV; from the coding sequence GTGAGTCTTACACTAGGTATTGTCGGTCTGCCCAACGTGGGCAAGTCCACTCTGTTCAACGCCCTGACCCGCAGCGAGATCCTGGCGGCCAACTACCCGTTCGCCACCATCGAGCCCAACGTCGGGCTCGTGGAGCTGCCTGACCCGCGCCTGGATCGCTTGGCGGAGATGTTCAACTCGCAGCGCATCCTCCCGGCGACGGTGTCGTTCGTGGATATTGCGGGCATCGTCAAGGGTGCCTCCGAGGGTGAGGGAATGGGTAACGCCTTCCTGTCCAACATCCGCGAGGCCGATGCGATCTGCCAGGTGGTGCGTGCGTTTAGCGATGACAACGTCGTCCACGTCGACGGCAAGGTCGACCCGGCGAGCGATATTTCCGTCATCAATACCGAGCTGATCCTCGCGGACCTGCAGACCATCGAAAAGGCTCTGCCCCGCCTGGAAAAGGATGCGAAGAAGAACAAGGACCTAGCGGAGGTCGTCGACGCCGCGAAGAAAGCCCAGGAGGTGCTGGAAGACGATCGCACGCTCTTCGCCGCCTCCAAGGAAGGCGAGGTCGATCTCGGCCTGCTCAAGGAGCTGCACCTGATGACGGCGAAGCCGTTCCTCTACGTCTTCAACTCCGACGAGGAGGTGCTTACCGACGACGCGAAGAAGGACGAGCTGCGTGAGCTGGTCGCGCCGGCCGAGTGCGTCTTCCTCGATGCCCAGACGGAGACGGAGCTGCTGGAGCTTGACGATGCCGCCGAGGTCCAAGAACTCCTCGAATCCGTCGGCCAGTCCGAGCCGGGCCTGCAAACGCTGGCGAAGGCCGGCTTTGAGACGCTGGGCCTGCAGACCTACCTGACTGCCGGCGAGAAGGAAGCCCGCGCCTGGACCATTCACCAGGGTGATACCGCTCCGCAGGCGGCGGGCGTTATCCACTCCGACTTTGAGAAGGGCTTCATCAAGGCTGAAATCGTCTCCTACGACGACCTTGCCGCCGCCGGGTCCATGGCAGACGCGCGTGCCAACGGCAAGGTCCGCCAAGAGGGCAAGGACTACGTCATGCAGGACGGCGACATCGTTGAATTCAAATTTAATGTGTAA
- a CDS encoding heavy metal translocating P-type ATPase — translation MSSACGCEHEPATEIEELDRPWWKDPELLLPIFSGVALCVGLALGWSGLATPATVLFWVGLLLGAYTFAPDAIRNLVTKRKLGIGLLMTISAVGAVILGYVGEAAALAFLYSIAEALEDKAMDRAQGGLRALLKLVPQTATVLRDGTSVEVAAKDLAAGELMLVRPGERIATDGIIRSGRSSLDTSAITGESIPEEVAPGDEVPAGAINSAGVLEVQTTAAGTDNSLTTLVDLVEQAQAEKGDRARIADRIAQPLVPGVMILAVLVGVIGSLLGDPETWITRALVVLVAASPCALAISVPLTVVAAIGAASQFGVVIKSGAAFERLGGIRHLAVDKTGTLTRNQPEVTGVVPADRFDRAQVLTFAAAVEQQSTHPLAAAIAAAGPEAPAAQDISEEAGHGISGTVEGRRVLVGSPRWIDAGPLKADVERMESEGQTCVLVTVDDALAGAIGVRDELRPEVPEAVQTLRANDVEVSMLTGDNTRTARALAEIAGIDDVRAELRPEDKASIVAEFSSKTPTAMIGDGINDAPALAGATVGIAMGATGSDAAIESADVAFTGHDLRLIPQALQHARRGSRIINQNIVLSLAIIIVLMPLAISGVLGLAAVVLVHEVAEVIVILNGLRAARAKR, via the coding sequence ATGAGCTCGGCGTGTGGATGCGAACACGAACCCGCCACGGAGATCGAAGAACTCGATCGGCCATGGTGGAAGGACCCCGAGTTGCTACTGCCGATCTTCTCCGGCGTAGCCCTCTGCGTAGGCCTGGCGCTGGGCTGGTCCGGGCTAGCGACACCCGCGACAGTACTGTTCTGGGTCGGCCTGCTGCTAGGGGCGTATACGTTCGCGCCCGACGCGATCCGAAACCTTGTCACGAAGCGCAAGCTCGGCATTGGTTTGCTGATGACCATCAGCGCGGTCGGCGCGGTAATCCTCGGTTACGTCGGAGAGGCCGCGGCGCTAGCGTTCCTGTACTCGATCGCCGAGGCGCTGGAAGACAAGGCGATGGACCGGGCGCAGGGCGGACTGCGGGCACTGTTGAAGTTGGTACCGCAGACCGCGACGGTGCTGCGCGACGGCACGTCGGTCGAGGTCGCAGCGAAGGACCTCGCGGCTGGCGAGCTTATGCTCGTGCGCCCCGGAGAGCGGATCGCCACGGACGGCATCATTCGGTCTGGGCGCTCCAGCCTTGACACCTCAGCGATCACCGGAGAATCCATTCCGGAGGAGGTTGCGCCCGGCGACGAGGTGCCCGCGGGAGCGATCAACTCCGCCGGTGTGCTGGAAGTCCAGACGACCGCAGCTGGAACGGACAACTCGCTGACCACACTCGTGGACCTGGTCGAGCAGGCGCAGGCGGAAAAGGGCGACCGCGCCCGGATCGCCGACCGGATTGCCCAACCCCTAGTGCCCGGGGTGATGATCCTGGCGGTGCTAGTCGGCGTGATCGGCTCGCTGCTGGGCGACCCCGAGACGTGGATCACCCGTGCGTTGGTGGTTCTGGTCGCAGCGTCGCCGTGCGCGCTGGCAATCTCCGTGCCGCTGACGGTCGTGGCCGCGATCGGCGCGGCCAGCCAGTTCGGCGTGGTCATCAAGTCTGGCGCGGCGTTCGAGCGGCTCGGCGGCATCCGTCACCTGGCGGTGGACAAGACCGGAACCCTCACCCGCAACCAGCCCGAGGTTACCGGCGTGGTCCCGGCAGACAGGTTTGATCGGGCGCAGGTGCTTACTTTCGCGGCGGCAGTTGAGCAGCAATCGACGCACCCCCTCGCCGCGGCGATCGCGGCAGCGGGGCCCGAAGCGCCCGCCGCCCAGGACATCAGCGAGGAAGCCGGGCACGGCATCAGCGGCACCGTCGAAGGCCGACGGGTGCTGGTGGGCAGCCCCCGGTGGATCGACGCCGGGCCACTGAAGGCAGACGTTGAGCGCATGGAGTCCGAAGGCCAGACCTGCGTCCTAGTCACCGTCGATGACGCTCTCGCCGGAGCGATCGGTGTCCGCGACGAGCTGCGTCCCGAGGTTCCCGAAGCCGTGCAGACCCTGCGCGCCAACGATGTGGAAGTGAGCATGCTCACCGGCGACAACACTCGCACCGCCCGGGCGCTGGCTGAAATCGCCGGAATCGACGACGTGCGCGCCGAGCTGCGCCCTGAGGACAAGGCAAGCATCGTCGCCGAATTTTCCTCCAAGACGCCGACGGCGATGATCGGCGACGGCATCAACGACGCGCCGGCACTGGCGGGCGCGACGGTGGGCATTGCGATGGGAGCAACCGGCTCTGACGCCGCGATCGAGTCCGCTGACGTCGCCTTCACTGGCCACGACCTCCGGCTGATCCCGCAGGCGCTGCAGCACGCCCGCCGAGGCAGCAGGATCATCAACCAGAACATCGTGCTGTCTCTGGCCATCATCATCGTGTTGATGCCACTGGCGATCAGCGGTGTGCTGGGCCTGGCCGCCGTCGTGTTGGTTCACGAAGTCGCTGAAGTCATCGTGATCTTGAACGGCCTGCGGGCTGCACGAGCGAAACGCTGA
- the cmtR gene encoding Cd(II)/Pb(II)-sensing metalloregulatory transcriptional regulator CmtR, producing MLTIASRLDVMNRLGRAMADPTRSRILMTLLDGPSYPAVLSRDLGLTRSNVSNHLTCLRDCGIVVAEPEGRKTRYEIADPHLAAALNALVNATLAVDENAPCIDPECSVPGCGEKGEDA from the coding sequence ATGCTGACTATTGCTTCACGCCTCGACGTCATGAACCGGCTCGGCCGGGCCATGGCGGATCCGACGCGTTCCAGAATCCTGATGACACTACTCGACGGCCCGAGCTACCCGGCCGTACTTTCGCGCGACCTGGGCCTGACCCGCTCAAACGTCTCGAACCACCTGACCTGCCTGCGTGACTGCGGCATCGTCGTTGCCGAGCCGGAGGGCCGCAAGACACGCTACGAAATCGCCGATCCGCACCTCGCGGCAGCGCTCAACGCGCTGGTGAACGCGACGTTGGCTGTCGACGAAAACGCCCCGTGCATCGACCCTGAGTGCTCGGTGCCCGGCTGCGGCGAGAAGGGAGAGGACGCATGA
- a CDS encoding HNH endonuclease signature motif containing protein codes for MGPYYTVSTPGNDIATTATQLRQFEYFMHRECLPEPDDDFDLACTRLAGLTGKSPTRVANIFMALFRLDELPGLREVHERLFHLDFSRLIVIDQVLCKLGTPDEEALARIDAALVKYLTPTRAGQVLPSVRNLRRKLNALVAAEDPELADAVSTEAEKEAEKRRKRKGRYDWSSLPGGVGCISVEYDTETAAQINGVIRRVADEYGVSASEAFAMLVLTDINRDVDVTLNVFQAADLAHAPVFVEGTGWTDAETGAELAGKASRRKDMNAAAWMESTNYSTPDRLKAYLNGRDGTCRYPGCCLPAYRCQKDHCVDFADGGPTAAWNLVNLCQHHHNRGCQEVCV; via the coding sequence ATGGGTCCGTATTACACGGTGTCCACACCAGGAAACGACATAGCCACAACCGCGACACAACTACGCCAGTTCGAATACTTCATGCACCGTGAGTGCTTGCCGGAACCAGACGATGATTTCGATCTGGCCTGCACCCGCCTGGCCGGGTTGACGGGAAAATCACCAACCCGGGTGGCCAATATCTTCATGGCACTGTTCCGCCTGGATGAGCTACCCGGCCTGCGGGAGGTGCATGAGCGGTTGTTCCACCTGGATTTCTCCCGCCTGATCGTTATCGACCAGGTGTTGTGCAAACTCGGCACTCCAGATGAGGAAGCACTAGCGCGTATCGATGCCGCCCTAGTCAAGTATTTGACCCCCACCCGGGCGGGCCAAGTACTGCCGTCGGTGCGCAACTTACGCCGCAAACTCAACGCCTTAGTCGCTGCCGAAGACCCAGAACTTGCCGACGCGGTAAGCACAGAGGCAGAAAAGGAAGCTGAGAAACGTCGGAAGCGTAAAGGCCGGTATGACTGGTCGAGTCTTCCCGGCGGGGTGGGGTGTATCAGTGTTGAATACGACACGGAGACTGCCGCCCAGATCAATGGGGTGATCCGCCGGGTTGCCGACGAGTACGGGGTCAGCGCTTCGGAAGCGTTCGCGATGTTGGTGCTGACTGATATCAACCGGGATGTGGATGTGACACTGAATGTGTTTCAGGCGGCGGATCTTGCGCATGCGCCGGTGTTTGTCGAAGGTACTGGCTGGACCGACGCCGAAACAGGTGCCGAGCTTGCCGGGAAAGCATCCCGGCGTAAAGACATGAATGCGGCCGCCTGGATGGAAAGCACAAACTACTCCACCCCGGACAGGTTGAAGGCGTATCTCAACGGCAGGGACGGTACCTGCCGGTATCCGGGGTGTTGCCTGCCGGCGTATCGGTGTCAGAAGGATCATTGTGTGGATTTTGCGGACGGTGGGCCGACGGCAGCGTGGAATCTGGTGAATCTGTGCCAGCATCATCACAACAGAGGGTGTCAGGAAGTTTGTGTGTGA
- a CDS encoding IS256 family transposase has protein sequence MTTVSPKKNHDPAKVNEISEKLMENPELASLISELSASADDASELVKGLLQASINAGLQAEMDAHLGYSHSDRKTKAQVESAQGNNHRNGSYTKTVNSGYGAVEVTVPRDRAGTFTPRMVPKGARRLTELDDMIVSLYAGGMTVRDIQHHLATTLGVDMSPDTISTITDAVLDEVMIWQNRQLDEFYPVIFLDALRVKIRDGHRVVNKSCYMAVGVDMDGIKHILGLWIAENEGAAFWASVCADLANRGVQDVFIVCCDGLKGLPEAVEATWPNSMVQTCIVHLIRAANRWVSYQDRKGVSRALREVYTAANEDTARAALDAFEASELGRKYPQSVKVWRDAWERFVPFLQFPPAARRVLYTTNSIESLNAELRKATRNRGQFPNDTAALKTLWLMICNIEDKRAAQRAKKAKRDIECNGYIEGAKATGWKQAINQLAVAYPDRFADYL, from the coding sequence ATGACTACGGTGTCACCGAAGAAAAACCATGACCCGGCAAAGGTCAATGAGATCAGCGAGAAGCTGATGGAAAATCCTGAGCTCGCCAGCTTGATCAGCGAGCTGTCGGCTTCCGCTGATGATGCAAGCGAGCTGGTCAAAGGCCTGCTACAGGCATCAATCAACGCTGGTCTGCAGGCGGAGATGGATGCGCATTTGGGCTATAGCCATTCTGACCGCAAGACCAAAGCCCAAGTCGAATCCGCACAGGGCAACAATCACCGCAATGGGTCGTACACCAAGACCGTCAATTCTGGCTACGGCGCGGTGGAAGTGACCGTGCCCAGGGACCGTGCCGGCACCTTTACTCCCCGGATGGTGCCCAAGGGCGCACGCCGACTCACAGAACTCGACGACATGATCGTCTCGCTATACGCCGGCGGGATGACAGTGCGCGATATCCAGCATCACCTCGCGACCACGCTCGGGGTGGATATGAGCCCGGATACGATCAGCACCATTACCGATGCGGTGTTAGACGAGGTCATGATCTGGCAAAACCGCCAGCTCGACGAGTTCTACCCGGTGATCTTCCTCGACGCGCTACGCGTGAAAATCCGTGACGGCCACCGCGTGGTCAACAAGTCCTGCTATATGGCGGTTGGCGTCGACATGGACGGCATCAAGCACATCCTGGGATTGTGGATCGCTGAAAATGAAGGTGCCGCATTCTGGGCATCGGTCTGCGCGGATCTGGCCAACCGCGGTGTCCAGGACGTGTTCATTGTCTGCTGCGACGGGCTCAAAGGCCTGCCGGAAGCCGTGGAAGCCACCTGGCCGAATTCCATGGTGCAGACCTGTATCGTGCACCTGATTCGGGCTGCGAACCGGTGGGTGTCCTACCAAGACCGCAAAGGGGTCTCCCGGGCGCTGCGTGAGGTCTACACGGCCGCAAACGAGGACACCGCCCGTGCCGCCTTGGATGCGTTCGAAGCCAGTGAACTGGGCCGGAAATACCCGCAATCGGTCAAAGTCTGGCGCGACGCTTGGGAGCGGTTCGTGCCGTTTCTACAGTTCCCGCCGGCGGCACGCCGGGTGCTCTACACCACCAATTCGATCGAGTCGCTGAATGCTGAACTGCGTAAAGCTACCCGTAACCGCGGCCAGTTCCCGAACGATACCGCGGCGTTGAAAACGCTGTGGCTGATGATCTGCAACATCGAAGACAAGCGCGCCGCCCAGCGAGCCAAGAAAGCGAAGCGCGATATCGAATGCAACGGCTATATTGAAGGAGCGAAAGCCACCGGGTGGAAACAAGCCATCAACCAACTAGCCGTGGCTTACCCCGACCGATTCGCGGACTACTTGTAA
- a CDS encoding 2'-5' RNA ligase family protein, translating into MSPDNILFRLPDAEATRIREVFDALAAAGFPRQEQPPHVTVTFAPEMGEQAVRRAGELLAPLTPVEFRRTGVAVFGTKSKQTVTWLLDAPHDVQAAAREVSAANPDGRGPEWTPHLTVGLRLPRRMVGDYIAALDEITPPTLKTFTGQRVVWRRPRLGDEVELEHATGRPRPR; encoded by the coding sequence ATGTCTCCCGATAACATCCTGTTTCGACTGCCGGATGCGGAAGCGACCCGGATCCGTGAGGTGTTCGATGCCCTCGCGGCCGCGGGCTTTCCTCGCCAAGAGCAGCCCCCGCATGTCACCGTCACATTCGCACCAGAAATGGGCGAGCAAGCGGTTCGGCGGGCGGGAGAGCTTTTGGCGCCACTCACGCCAGTCGAGTTCCGGCGCACCGGCGTGGCCGTATTTGGGACAAAGAGTAAGCAAACTGTCACGTGGCTACTCGACGCGCCCCACGACGTGCAGGCGGCCGCCCGAGAAGTAAGCGCCGCGAACCCGGATGGGCGTGGCCCGGAGTGGACACCACATCTGACGGTGGGGCTGCGATTGCCGCGCCGGATGGTGGGCGACTACATCGCGGCGTTGGACGAAATAACGCCGCCGACACTGAAGACCTTTACGGGTCAACGAGTAGTCTGGCGGCGGCCGCGGTTAGGAGATGAAGTCGAGCTAGAACACGCTACTGGGCGTCCTCGTCCTCGGTGA